The following coding sequences lie in one Actinomycetes bacterium genomic window:
- a CDS encoding UDP-glucuronic acid decarboxylase family protein: MGKRAVVTGGAGFLGSHLCERLLDDGYEVVCLDNFLTGNPQNVAHLLENPKFRLVRADVTDYIHVPGAVDAVLHFASPASPIDYLELPIETMKVGSIGTLHALGLAKEKGARFLLASTSETYGDPQVHPQPETYWGHVNPVGPRGVYDEAKRFAEALTMAYRRTHGVDTAIVRIFNTFGPRMRPNDGRAIPTFIRQALMGQPITVAGDGSQTRSICYVGDLIDGIVRLLHSDLPGPVNVGNPHELSMLALAEWIGQIAGSASPIEFIERPEDDPTVRQPDITIARDQLGWEPQVPIEEALKRTVAWFRDHPDLADLPTSP; this comes from the coding sequence ATGGGCAAGCGCGCGGTGGTCACGGGTGGGGCCGGTTTCCTGGGCTCGCACCTGTGTGAGCGGCTGCTGGACGACGGCTACGAGGTGGTCTGCCTGGACAACTTCCTCACCGGCAACCCGCAGAACGTGGCCCACCTGCTGGAGAACCCGAAGTTCCGGCTGGTCCGCGCCGACGTCACCGACTACATCCACGTGCCCGGTGCGGTGGACGCGGTGCTGCACTTCGCCTCCCCCGCCAGCCCGATCGACTACCTCGAGCTGCCCATCGAGACGATGAAGGTCGGCTCGATCGGCACCCTGCACGCCCTCGGCCTGGCCAAGGAGAAGGGCGCCCGGTTCCTGCTCGCCTCGACGAGCGAAACGTATGGCGACCCGCAGGTCCACCCGCAGCCGGAGACCTACTGGGGCCACGTCAACCCGGTCGGCCCGCGCGGGGTGTACGACGAGGCCAAGCGGTTCGCCGAGGCGCTGACCATGGCGTATCGGCGCACCCACGGTGTGGACACCGCGATCGTGCGCATCTTCAACACCTTCGGCCCGCGGATGCGGCCCAATGACGGCCGGGCGATCCCCACCTTCATCCGGCAGGCCCTGATGGGCCAGCCGATCACGGTGGCCGGTGACGGCAGCCAGACCCGTTCGATCTGCTACGTCGGCGACCTCATCGACGGCATCGTGCGGCTGCTGCACTCGGACCTTCCCGGCCCGGTGAACGTCGGCAACCCGCACGAGCTGTCCATGCTGGCCCTGGCCGAGTGGATCGGGCAGATCGCCGGCAGCGCCTCACCGATCGAGTTCATCGAGCGCCCCGAGGACGACCCGACGGTCCGCCAGCCGGACATCACCATTGCCCGCGACCAGCTGGGCTGGGAACCCCAGGTTCCCATCGAGGAGGCGCTCAAGCGCACCGTGGCCTGGTTCCGCGACCACCCCGATCTCGCCGACCTGCCCACCTCGCCCTGA
- a CDS encoding sugar transferase, whose protein sequence is VVASLARFGVAAVSASDSHYAVIASVIGAAWMLALVLQRSYEPRVLGLGGEEYRRVVRAAFWVFGITAVVSYVGKTELARGYVALAFPLGLALLLLGRFAVRSWLKAQRRRGRLCHRVVVVGDRHSVGDFVTQLQQEPAAGFVVVGVCLPSAQQRWRGSVVPVLGGHDDVAAAAARTGADVVAVTASESITPARLRRIAWSLEGSAVDLVVAPAVTDVAGPRITVRPVAGLPLLYVDEPRLSGGARLVKGVLDRVGSLALLVVLSPLLAVVGILVRATSQGPAIFAQQRVGLGGKHFAMYKFRSMFADAEQQWDDVRPNNDAGGMLFKMRDDPRVTRIGWTLRRTSIDELPQLVNVLRGQMSLVGPRPLAVAAGEFVGDEQRRHLVKPGITGLWQISGRAQQSWDDAIRLDLYYVENWSLPMDLLILLRTVVTVFRGGAR, encoded by the coding sequence CGTGCTCGGGCTCGGCGGGGAGGAGTACCGCCGGGTCGTGCGGGCCGCCTTCTGGGTGTTCGGCATCACCGCGGTGGTCAGCTACGTCGGCAAGACCGAGCTGGCCCGCGGCTACGTCGCGCTGGCCTTCCCGCTCGGGCTGGCGCTGCTGCTGCTCGGCCGGTTCGCGGTGCGCTCGTGGCTCAAGGCGCAGCGCCGGCGCGGCCGGCTGTGCCACCGGGTCGTCGTGGTGGGCGATCGGCACTCGGTCGGCGACTTCGTCACCCAGCTGCAGCAGGAACCGGCGGCCGGCTTCGTCGTCGTCGGGGTCTGCCTGCCCAGCGCGCAGCAGCGCTGGCGCGGCTCGGTGGTGCCGGTGCTCGGGGGGCACGACGACGTCGCCGCGGCGGCGGCCCGCACGGGGGCCGACGTCGTGGCCGTCACGGCGTCGGAGTCGATCACCCCCGCCCGGCTGCGACGGATCGCCTGGAGCCTCGAGGGCAGCGCCGTCGACCTGGTCGTGGCGCCGGCGGTCACCGACGTGGCCGGGCCACGGATCACCGTGCGGCCGGTGGCCGGGCTGCCGCTGCTGTACGTGGACGAGCCGCGGCTCAGCGGCGGCGCCCGGCTGGTCAAGGGCGTCCTCGACCGGGTCGGCTCGCTGGCGCTGCTCGTCGTCCTGTCGCCGCTGCTGGCTGTCGTGGGCATACTCGTGCGGGCGACCTCGCAGGGGCCGGCGATCTTCGCCCAGCAGCGGGTGGGGCTGGGCGGCAAGCACTTCGCCATGTACAAGTTCCGCAGCATGTTCGCCGACGCCGAGCAGCAGTGGGACGACGTCCGCCCGAACAACGACGCCGGCGGGATGCTGTTCAAGATGCGCGACGACCCGCGGGTGACCCGGATCGGGTGGACCCTGCGGCGGACCTCCATCGACGAGCTGCCCCAGCTGGTCAACGTGCTGCGCGGGCAGATGTCGCTGGTCGGTCCGCGGCCGCTGGCCGTCGCCGCCGGGGAGTTCGTCGGCGATGAGCAGCGCCGGCACCTGGTCAAGCCCGGGATCACCGGGCTGTGGCAGATCAGCGGCCGGGCCCAGCAGTCCTGGGACGACGCGATCCGCCTGGACCTGTACTACGTGGAGAACTGGTCGCTGCCGATGGACCTGCTCATCCTGCTGCGCACCGTGGTCACGGTGTTCCGCGGCGGCGCGCGCTGA